The Fusarium falciforme chromosome 7, complete sequence genome window below encodes:
- a CDS encoding MFS domain-containing protein — translation MLDSNRDSQHGVSLQHEVSLQRGGSGNFGANEFRAGTVPTFPNGGYGWVCTAASAMINTHTWGINSSYGVLLAHYLSKEYFAGATPLEYAFIGSLSISCALMVSPVATALTREIGARPTMLCGVVIHTAGLILASLATRVLHLFFTQGILFGLGMGLLFSPAAAIVPQWFSTHRSLATSISASGSGLGGLIYSVASGAMIQKLGVPWTLRVLGIVAFVVNTLCACLVKDCSSAIGSTQLAFDTRLLRRPEFLLLLGFSWFSMLAYVILIFSLSNYATWIGLDPSKAALISALFNLGQGLGRPVIGYFSDQTGRLNMSILMTLLAALLSLAVWIPAKTYPVLIFFSVACGPVAGTFWATIGAVTAEVAGIQQVPTALNLVWLSIALPSLFSEPIALQIVSGTGSYLGTQLFTGFMFLAAVACLLVVHGWKVNMPADTTREFEQPVQEECLDEQSIHIGVAVHQAKLDAGAAILSCLRWEKV, via the coding sequence ATGTTGGACTCAAACCGCGACAGTCAGCACGGAGTGTCTCTCCAGCACGAAGTGTCTCTTCAGCGCGGAGGCAGCGGGAATTTCGGTGCTAATGAGTTCCGGGCCGGTACGGTCCCAACATTTCCGAACGGTGGCTATGGATGGGTCTGCACAGCCGCCTCTGCCATGATCAATACCCACACATGGGGCATCAACTCAAGTTATGGGGTACTTCTCGCCCATTACTTGTCGAAGGAGTACTTTGCCGGCGCCACACCTCTGGAATATGCCTTCATTGGGTCTCTCAGCATCAGCTGCGCTCTGATGGTCTCACCCGTTGCAACTGCCCTGACGAGAGAGATCGGGGCGAGACCAACCATGCTGTGTGGCGTGGTGATACACACAGCAGGCTTGATACTGGCCAGTCTTGCTACAAGAGTCCTCCACCTATTCTTTACCCAAGGCATTCTATTCGGTCTTGGTATGGGACTGCTATTTAGTCCGGCGGCTGCAATTGTTCCCCAGTGGTTCAGCACACACCGCTCTCTTGCCACAAGCATATCCGCCAGCGGCTCTGGACTTGGTGGCTTGATCTACTCGGTCGCTTCGGGCGCCATGATCCAAAAGCTCGGAGTCCCGTGGACGCTTCGTGTCTTGGGCATCGTGGCCTTTGTTGTCAACACTCTCTGCGCCTGTCTTGTGAAAGACTGCAGTAGCGCGATTGGATCAACTCAGTTGGCCTTTGATACTCGACTACTCCGCCGACCTGAGTTTCTCTTATTGCTTGGTTTCAGCTGGTTCAGCATGTTGGCGTACGTGATCTTGATTTTCAGCCTGTCCAACTACGCAACCTGGATCGGGCTTGACCCCTCCAAGGCTGCTCTTATCAGCGCCCTGTTTAACCTAGGACAGGGACTCGGTCGCCCCGTCATCGGCTATTTCAGTGATCAGACCGGGCGCCTCAACATGTCAATACTCATGACACTTCTTGCGGCTTTACTCTCTCTTGCCGTCTGGATCCCTGCCAAAACGTACCCTGTTCTTATCTTCTTCTCTGTCGCTTGCGGACCTGTTGCCGGGACCTTTTGGGCTACCATTGGCGCCGTTACAGCAGAAGTCGCGGGAATTCAACAGGTTCCGACAGCGCTGAACTTGGTCTGGCTATCCATTGCCCTACCTTCCCTGTTCAGTGAGCCAATAGCCTTACAGATTGTATCTGGAACAGGATCTTATCTGGGCACGCAATTATTTACGGGCTTTATGTTCCTAGCTGCGGTGGCTTGTCTTCTCGTCGTCCACGGATGGAAAGTCAACATGCCGGCCGATACTACTCGGGAATTTGAGCAGCCAGTCCAGGAAGAGTGCCTAGACGAACAGTCAATCCACATTGGTGTGGCCGTCCATCAGGCCAAACTTGACGCAGGTGCAGCAATACTGAGCTGCTTGAGGTGGGAGAAAGTATAG
- a CDS encoding AB hydrolase-1 domain-containing protein, producing the protein MYKNEATSQPCCVASGHTTLSRLAEPSTRETVNYNATIMSDKPVLLFVTGAWHPPKCYDGLKSALIDLCYECVIPKMPTIGADSHGVTWEADKAKIIETSEPYFAEGREVVLIAHSYGGIPATAATEGQGISDRAEKGLKGGFHSIIFMAAFAIPVKGWDLITTFGGAYPEWLETGEKYTKNKITTMAPEGAWNSLYNDCPKEAAQEAFEATQPHSQDAFETGLDFIGSDITIPKTYIICEKDRVLPLPLQEQLVQSTPGMKEARMTTSHSPFLEKRQETADLIVKIVEDRN; encoded by the exons ATGTATAAGAACGAGGCAACATCACAACCATGTTGTGTTGCATCCGGCCACACCACCTTGTCGAGATTGGCAGAACCCAGCACCCGTGAAACCGTCAACTACAACGCAACAATTATGAGCGACAAACCCGTCTTGCTTTTCGTCACCGGCGCGTGGCATCCTCCCAAGTGCTATGATGGCCTCAAGAGTGCGCTTATTGATCTCTGCTATGAGTGTGTTATCCCGAAGATGCCTACGATAGGAGCTGATAGCCATGGAGTCACTTGGGAGGCGGATAAGGCAAAGATTATCGAAACATCAGAGCCCTACTTTGCCGAGGGACGAGAGGTCGTTCTCATTGCGCATTCATACGGAGGCATTCCCGCTACTGCCGCTACAGAAGGACAGGGCATTAGCGACCGCGCAGAGAAGGGCCTTAAGGGTGGATTTCACTCAATCATCTTCATGGCTGCATTTGCAATTCCAGTTAAGGGGTGGGATCTCATCACGACATTTGGTGGCGCATACCCTGAGTGGCTTGAAACCGGCGAGAAATATACCAAG AATAAAATCACGACCATGGCGCCCGAGGGAGCTTGGAACAGCCTATACAACGACTGCCCTAAAGAAGCAGCCCAAGAAGCCTTCGAAGCGACACAGCCACATTCTCAAGACGCATTCGAGACTGGCCTGGACTTTATCGGTTCCGACATCACCATTCCGAAGACCTACATAATCTGCGAGAAGGATCGGGTGCTGCCGCTCCCTCTCCAAGAACAGCTTGTTCAGTCGACGCCGGGTATGAAGGAGGCGAGGATGACAACCAGCCACAGCCCATTCCTTGAGAAAAGACAGGAAACCGCAGACTTGATCGTCAAGATTGTCGAGGATCGGAACTGA
- a CDS encoding Peptidase-S8 domain-containing protein, with protein MEFVMNGGRRVGGFISNLDKFASIESPGSIPRRPGILSGTVSNELIESPDEYPATVNTLLKTKRSIRFAQDVDKDEYKHLTQAEKHTIIQLGRFCALLGRPIGSVCIPLKIVDGHLCELDNPALPDQQVAKAGSVSLSDVLEKHRLPSKVKIALAYTLAKAVWRYYNSDFMRTPWTTESVHFMREDRRNISQDEINPANPCFAFRPFVPEEPEPAEYCDFRHVYHRYPRVLALGVLLVAIVENQVPRSHPEGSSTEERMNDDLMTCRDIAKGKDWPNLGLQSEEASLIYRDAVDKCLDPDLFHVPSSNGDEDQAGIRQRRNALYTHVVLPLEGLCEDCGIIDKQDIGRLIYSRPVQPKIPPTPTFLATPSQHINHSQAWIQNLAESFVSKNIVKQYRLDSSLSRVRIAILDTGYDSKTQFFQPPSRKKRIVHWKDFTGRQDEHVDCDGHGTHVLSLAMKIAPGAEICVARVANSANDLTHSASRIADAIKWATDPLQGNADIVSMSFGFPEEPYVEGRPAISNAIHRAMHDRDGRVLFFAATANDGANQTEMFPARHPNVISIRATDHKGAFQEFNPAADYSGAHVFGTLGTDVPGAGLSTHDGEVYETGVSMATPIAAGIAAMVLMDVRLGHLLGQFGPELLIEKLWKKNGMDSVLRKLSRQVREKHYYIYPHDFFRGEKRDTERNALIIDALRLS; from the exons ATGGAATTTGTCATGAACGGCGGCCGGCGAGTAGGAGGTTTCATCTCGAATCTCGACAAGTTCGCGTCGATCGAATCTCCAGGTTCAATCCCCCGGCGACCAGGGATTCTGAGCGGAACCGTGTCTAACGAGCTGATCGAATCACCTGATGAATACCCTGCTACCGTTAATACGCTTCT GAAAACGAAGCGATCGATTCGATTCGCTCAGGATGTTGATAAAGATGAATACAAGCACCTAACTCAAGCGGAAAAACACACGATTATCCAGTTGGGGAGATTCTGTGCTCTGCTAGGCCGTCCTATCGGCAGCGTCTGCATACCGTTGAAAATCGTCGATGGACACCTCTGCGAACTTGACAATCCAGCCTTGCCGGATCAACAAGTGGCCAAGGCCGGTAGCGTATCACTCTCGGACGTCTTGGAAAAGCATCGGCTACCGTCCAAGGTAAAGATTGCTTTGGCATACACACTTGCCAAAGCCGTATGGCGATACTACAATTCAGACTTTATGAGGACTCCATGGACAACCGAGTCTGTCCACTTCATGCGAGAAGACAGACGCAACATTTCACAGGATGAGATAAACCCGGCTAATCCTTGCTTTGCATTCAGACCCTTCGTGCCAGAAGAACCTGAGCCCGCTGAGTACTGTGACTTCCGACATGTCTACCACCGCTATCCCAGGGTTCTCGCCCTCGGTGTTCTTCTCGTTGCCATAGTCGAGAACCAAGTGCCCCGAAGCCATCCCGAGGGGTCGTCTACAGAGGAACGAATGAACGACGACTTGATGACATGTCGAGACATTGCCAAGGGCAAAGATTGGCCAAACTTGGGTCTACAAAGCGAGGAGGCAAGCTTGATCTATAGAGATGCCGTTGACAAATGCCTTGACCCAGATCTTTTCCATGTCCCCTCGTCTAACGGTGACGAGGATCAGGCAGGGATCAGACAGAGAAGAAACGCATTATATACGCACGTCGTTCTCCCACTGGAGGGTTTATGCGAGGACTGTGGAATTATCGACAAGCAAGATATCGGCCGACTCATCTATTCGCGACCTGTCCAACCCAAGATACCGCCTACCCCGACATTTCTAGCCACTCCAAGTCAGCACAT CAACCACTCGCAGGCATGGATCCAGAACTTAGCGGAAAGCTTCGTTTCAAAGAACATTGTGAAACAATACAGATTAGACAGCTCCTTGTCGCGCGTCCGAATCGCCATTCTTGATACTGGATATGATTCCAAGACGCAGTTTTTCCAACCACCTTCTCGCAAGAAGCGAATCGTCCATTGGAAGGACTTTACTGGCAGGCAAGACGAACATGTGGACTGTGACGGACACGGTACGCACGTATTGTCTCTGGCCATGAAGATTGCACCAGGAGCAGAGATATGTGTGGCCCGCGTTGCAAACAGCGCAAATGATCTGACGCACTCAGCATCCCGAATTGCGGAC gccatcaagtGGGCAACTGACCCCCTGCAAGGGAATGCAGACATCGTGTCCATGTCGTTTGGGTTCCCAGAAGAACCCTATGTAGAGGGAAGACCAGCCATAAGCAATGCTATTCACAGAGCAATGCATGACCGAGACGGCCGGGTCCTTTTCTTCGCGGCCACAGCAAATGATGGAGCAAATCAGACAGAAATGTTCCCAGCTCGGCACCCCAACGTCATATCCATCCGAGCAACTGACCATAAAGGTGCTTTCCAGGAGTTTAACCCTGCTGCGGATTACTCTGGGGCACATGTCTTTGGCACACTGGGGACAGACGTTCCTGGAGCTGGGCTGAGCACGCACGACGGGGAGGTTTACGAGACGGGCGTGTCAATGGCAACTCCTATAGCAGCTGGAATTGCGGCCATGGTATTGATGGATGTGCGCCTCGGTCATTTACTTGGGCAGTTCGGCCCAGAACTGCTGATAGAGAAGCTCTGGAAAAAGAACGGCATGGACTCGGTGCTCAGAAAGCTATCCAGACAAGTACGGGAGAAACACTACTACATTTACCCGCATGATTTCTTTAGGGGGGAGAAAAGAGACACAGAACGGAATGCTCTTATAATAGACGCACTGAGGCTTTCTTAG
- a CDS encoding Amine oxidase encodes MIEDTSSVPGYTILREESRDPAPCPSRDLGQPHPLDQLSVEEIRLAARLIRENSSFNDFKFNCITLREPKKTEYAAFRSRNGPRPCRQAIAIIIEKVTGKVAEVIVNLTNGNVESHQLRQRAGPIMNVEDMDVCERIARLDPLVIEACREIGITDMNKIFIEAWAIDVDERWGKDRRIQRGLVFYRKSAMDNQFAHPLDFSVVIDLETEEVLAVDIRRVNGGERTKPELTEHNFLPEFIADGYQHARLKPVDITQPQGVSFQMRGNEIAWAGLKMHIGFNYREGIVLSDVSVHDPYENRQRSLFNRISVVEMVVPYGNPDPPHHQKHPFDVGEYGMGLMTNSLQLGCDCKGAIHYLDAIMAVSSGDPAIVKNAICIHEEDNGLLYKHTDYRDGSVISARDRKLIVSHFITTGNYDYGFYHTFSLDGTYKLEVKLTGILNTYCLHPSETAAPYGTEVAPFINAHNHQHIFSLRVDPEIDGTKNSVVQNDAVLSDHPLGSAGNPHGNGFLCKKTTLRTSMKGGANYSHQTGRTWDIINPNSRRGGKPPGYKIVNNSCPPLLAQPGSLVHKRAAFAHKSLWVVPYRDYELFPAGDYVCRSTGETGHPFNQTIEDWVSRNESIENTDIVCYIQFGLTHFPRAEDFPVMPVEPVSVMMRASNFFEKNPALWVPPSAICVDTVSRHAYKAEKEPLRSCCLDSSTSSKL; translated from the exons ATGATTGAGGATACCTCTTCTGTTCCTGGCTACACCATCTTGCGGGAAGAATCCAGGGATCCTGCGCCCTGTCCTTCTCGAGATTTGGGCCAGCCCCATCCCCTCG ATCAACTATCTGTTGAAGAGATCCGCCTCGCAGCACGACTCATCCGTGAAAACTCCAGCTTCAACGATTTCAAGTTCAACTGCATTACTCTCCGGGAACCGAAGAAGACCGAGTACGCCGCATTCCGTTCCAGAAATGGCCCACGGCCTTGTCGCCAGgccattgccatcatcatcgagaaAGTGACCGGTAAAGTTGCCGAGGTCATTGTCAACCTTACCAACGGCAATGTCGAATCTCATCAGCTTCGTCAACGGGCCGGTCCGATCATGAACGTTGAGGATATGGATGTGTGTGAACGCATTGCCCGCCTGGATCCTCTCGTCATTGAGGCCTGTCGTGAAATCGGCATTACCGATATGAACAAGATTTTCATTGAAGCGTGGGCCATCGACGTTGATGAACGCTGGGGAAAGGACCGGCGCATCCAGCGAGGCCTGGTCTTCTATCGCAAGTCAGCTATGGACAACCAGTTCGCTCATCCCCTCGACTTTTCAGTTGTGATCGATCTCGAGACTGAAGAGGTTCTTGCGGTTGATATTCGCCGAGTCAACGGTGGTGAACGCACGAAGCCCGAGTTGACGGAACACAATTTCCTCCCAGAGTTTATCGCAGATGGCTATCAGCATGCCAGACTCAAGCCCGTCGATATCACGCAGCCTCAGGGGGTCTCATTCCAGATGCGTGGAAACGAAATTGCCTGGGCCGGCCTCAAGATGCACATCGGCTTCAACTATCGTGAGGGGATTGTGCTCTCAGACGTTTCTGTTCACGACCCCTACGAGAACCGCCAACGAAGCTTGTTCAACCGTATCAGTGTGGTTGAAATGGTTGTCCCATATGGCAACCCCGATCCTCCACATCACCAGAAGCACCCCTTTGATGTTGGTGAGTACGGAATGGGCCTGATGACCAACTCTCTTCAACTCGGCTGCGACTGCAAAGGGGCGATTCACTATCTTGATGCTATCATGGCTGTTTCCTCTGGCGACCCGGCCATAGTCAAAAACGCGATTTGCATCCATGAAGAAGATAACGGGCTTCTTTATAAGCACACCGATTATCGCGATGGAAGTGTGATTTCAGCACGAGACAGGAAGCTCATTGTTTCCCACTTCATCACTACGGGAAACTATGATTATGGCTTCTATCATACCTTTTCCCTTGATGGCACCTATAAACTCGAGGTGAAGCTGACGGGTATTCTCAACACCTATTGCCTTCACCCATCGGAAACCGCAGCTCCGTATGGTACAGAGGTTGCTCCATTTATCAACGCCCACAACCACCAACATATCTTCTCCCTTCGCGTTGACCCGGAAATCGATGGAACGAAGAATTCAGTTGTGCAAAACGATGCTGTCTTGAGTGACCACCCCCTGGGTTCTGCAGGAAATCCCCATGGGAATGGCTTCCTTTGCAAGAAGACAACCCTGCGGACTTCGATGAAGGGTGGTGCAAACTACTCGCACCAGACGGGCCGGACCTGGGACATCATAAACCCTAACAGTAGGCGAGGAGGCAAGCCTCCAGGGTACAAGATCGTCAACAACAGCTGCCCGCCCCTTCTGGCACAGCCAGGAAGCCTTGTCCACAAGCGAGCCGCATTCGCCCACAAGAGCCTGTGGGTTGTGCCATACAGAGATTACGAGCTCTTCCCTGCCGGAGACTACGTCTGTCGATCAACTGGGGAAACGGGTCATCCGTTCAATCAAACGATTGAGGACTGGGTCAGCCGTAACGAGTCAATTGAGAATACCGATATTGTCTGCTACATCCAATTCGGCTTGACCCATTTCCCACGTGCCGAGGATTTCCCCGTCATGCCAGTTGAGCCGGTTTCTGTCATGATGCGGGCGTCCAACTTCTTTGAGAAGAACCCTGCTCTTTGGGTTCCCCCTTCAGCTATCTGCGTAGATACTGTTTCGAGGCATGCCTACAAGGCAGAGAAGGAGCCACTTCGATCGTGCTGCTTGGACTCTAGCACCTCCTCCAAGCTTTGA
- a CDS encoding Fungal-trans domain-containing protein yields the protein MPSKEDLLASLEQLYNDRATSEAESRSLMALYKFRVFAVFATAVLLLNRTDSSFPISRAEGYFATAVHVFAQYPDLLCAGDSSHLCNLLLIIQYSCFASDLTAVWHFLGLATRLAIDLGLHHERPATTEVDPEENKRRWLFWTTYTFERTVCVIIDRPFSIPDEAITTPLPTLQGVDDPRFLALRLIESRRLESEIYVTLRQSSPINGAVLDLPTWRENMRQRLMAWRASAPSSLMGSSQLAPLDLYDALLHKSLIDLYYPSTSPIDLSHHDVLILAASAAASIEGIKRAFRDGRLRFYWRAAHNLFRAGVAMVLCIHHQAVHGSLNIDHADMVTSINVCISILWGMVERYPPGKVYRDVFEGLSSSVLSSTGRSPGNGQVQSGATLQDVFTPNLIGGFDLPQEVLDTLSSGFAGWEYHQP from the coding sequence ATGCCGTCCAAAGAGGATTTGCTAGCTTCTTTGGAGCAATTGTACAACGACAGAGCTACTTCAGAGGCCGAATCGCGCTCTTTGATGGCGCTGTACAAGTTCCGTGTCTTTGCAGTTTTTGCCACGGCCGTCTTGCTCCTAAACAGGACTGACTCGTCATTCCCAATATCCAGAGCCGAGGGTTATTTTGCAACGGCTGTTCACGTCTTCGCCCAGTATCCGGATCTGCTTTGCGCTGGTGACTCCAGCCATCTCTGTAACTTGCTGCTGATCATTCAGTATAGCTGTTTCGCATCAGATCTCACGGCAGTCTGGCACTTTCTAGGTCTCGCGACTCGGCTAGCCATCGACCTAGGCTTACATCATGAACGACCCGCCACGACAGAGGTTGACCCAGAGGAGAACAAACGGAGATGGTTGTTCTGGACAACATACACGTTTGAGAGAACAGTTTGTGTCATTATCGACAGGCCATTCTCCATCCCCGATGAGGCCATCACGACGCCCCTGCCGACACTTCAAGGTGTCGATGACCCTCGATTTCTTGCCTTGCGGTTGATTGAAAGCCGCAGGCTCGAGTCAGAAATCTACGTGACCCTCCGTCAGAGCTCGCCAATAAATGGAGCCGTCCTGGATTTACCTACGTGGCGTGAAAACATGCGGCAGCGATTGATGGCATGGCGAGCCTCGGCACCATCCTCACTCATGGGGTCATCTCAACTGGCTCCTCTGGACCTGTACGACGCTCTCCTACACAAAAGTTTGATAGATCTTTACTATCCTTCAACATCCCCCATCGACCTATCGCACCACGATGTTCTGATACTTGCAGCAAGTGCCGCGGCAAGCATCGAGGGCATTAAGCGAGCCTTTCGCGATGGTCGGCTACGCTTTTACTGGCGGGCTGCTCATAATCTATTCAGGGCTGGTGTCGCAATGGTTCTTTGCATCCACCACCAGGCTGTTCATGGCTCTCTCAACATTGACCACGCAGATATGGTTACAAGTATTAACGTATGCATCTCGATCCTATGGGGGATGGTAGAAAGGTACCCTCCAGGGAAAGTATATCGAGATGTCTTTGAAGGCCTGTCCAGCTCGGTACTGAGCTCAACTGGACGTTCTCCTGGAAATGGCCAGGTACAATCAGGGGCAACTTTACAAGATGTTTTCACACCAAACTTGATTGGGGGATTCGATCTACCGCAGGAGGTATTGGACACATTGAGTAGTGGCTTCGCCGGGTGGGAATACCATCAGCCATAA
- a CDS encoding N-acetyltransferase domain-containing protein: MATPTKLIQSLSGRALGSATTNGSAALGPIVPDVQAQQPSRNITLAGKYASIVPISRAHADDLWESLQAPDSASLFDYLFDEPYDSLDALNSAIAKKAAASETWTYAILRKSSSGPSKAVGMASLMRMDLPNRVIEVGSILYSPTLQRTPCATEAMYLLASYVFETLGFRRYEWKCNDLNAPSRRAAVRLGFTYEGTFRQHMIAKGRNRDTAWYSMLDWEWSATRRGFKQWLDPSNFDAEGKQKRKLEACMVEVSTKYDD; encoded by the exons ATGGCAACACCAACGAAGTTGATCCAGTCGTTGAGCGGCAG AGCTCTGGGGTCTGCTACGACAAATGGGTCAGCCGCCTTGGGTCCCATTGTCCCTGACGTGCAAGCTCAGCAGCCCAGCAGGAACATAACGCTGGCAGGCAAATATGCTTCCATCGTTCCAATTAGCCGTGCCCACGCAGACGACCTCTGGGAATCTCTACAGGCCCCTGATTCGGCGAGCCTCTTCGACTACCTCTTTGACGAGCCCTACGATTCTCTAGATGCGCTCAACAGCGCTATCGCCAAAAAGGCGGCGGCATCTGAGACCTGGACCTATGCCATACTTCGAAAATCGTCTTCTGGTCCATCAAAAGCCGTCGGGATGGCCTCACTCATGAGAATGGATCTCCCAAATCGAGTTATCGAAGTTGGGAGCATCCTGTATTCCCCCACCCTTCAACGCACCCCCTGTGCCACCGAGGCGATGTATCTGCTAGCCTCATACGTGTTTGAGACACTGGGATTCCGGAGGTACGAGTGGAAGTGCAATGACCTGAATGCTCCATCGCGGCGCGCGGCCGTCCGACTGGGATTCACGTACGAGGGCACATTCAGGCAGCATATGATTGCCAAGGGCCGTAATCGCGACACCGCGTGGTACTCCATGCTGGATTGGGAGTGGTCAGCGACCAGAAGGGGATTCAAGCAGTGGTTGGACCCTTCTAATTTTGATGCGGAGGGCAAGCAAAAGAGAAAGCTTGAGGCTTGTATGGTCGAAGTGTCAACGAAATATGATGACTAG
- a CDS encoding FAD-binding PCMH-type domain-containing protein — translation MWTDQDFQTSHPIGRPYPYNITCAPVDYAAGQEPTTCILGSLPVYAVHATSRAQIRSTLLYARRRNIRLVISGTGHDLLGRSDGYGGLELWLHDFKNGIKFQKTYSSENKCARSGWKGSAIKIDGVYQWRDVNKVAKENNVIAVGGGSVSPGAIGGWASGGGHGPATRNYGLGADQILEAEVMLADGRVVICNHCENTDLFRALRGGGPGYGITLSSTIKAHLNVDVVTAHHLQLAPLEKTENNSELLDAISVLLQMLPDLNDAGFSGYGFWFRNFPTVFVGNATSGYSHGFWAIGTGKDEAEKAWAPVRKALSKFKDKLFINESWASYTDYWSFYSAESGLHDPAGDTAILTSRLINRESLKDYTSVRDAVEVISGKPDEFHSNVILLVSGGQVFKDAKDKTSGLNPAWRKSHYALISGTGISKTASLAERNKANYETTFVKGAALKKLAPDSGAYMNEGDRHDPNFKTSFYGELYDVHLKTKRKYDPFNAFYCPTCVGSDAFVERPDGPLCKAEGD, via the coding sequence ATGTGGACAGACCAGGATTTTCAGACCTCTCATCCCATTGGTAGGCCTTATCCTTACAACATAACCTGTGCCCCAGTCGACTACGCTGCTGGACAAGAGCCCACCACATGCATTCTCGGTTCGCTTCCAGTTTACGCCGTCCACGCTACATCTCGTGCGCAGATCCGCTCTACGCTTCTGTATGCTCGCCGACGCAACATTCGCCTTGTGATTTCTGGCACAGGGCATGATCTTCTCGGTCGGTCTGACGGGTATGGTGGTCTTGAACTTTGGCTGCATGACTTCAAGAATGGCATCAAGTTCCAAAAGACGTATAGTTCGGAAAATAAGTGTGCTAGGTCTGGCTGGAAGGGAAGCGCGATCAAAATCGACGGTGTCTACCAATGGCGCGATGTCAACAAAGTCGCTAAAGAAAACAACGTCATCGCTGTCGGTGGAGGCTCCGTCTCACCTGGTGCCATCGGTGGGTGGGCATCTGGAGGTGGCCACGGGCCAGCAACGAGGAATTATGGTCTCGGTGCTGACCAGATCCTTGAAGCCGAGGTCATGTTAGCTGATGGACGGGTCGTCATCTGCAACCATTGCGAAAATACTGACCTTTTCCGAGCCCTTCGTGGAGGCGGACCCGGGTACGGAATCACTCTTAGCAGCACCATCAAAGCACATCTCAACGTTGATGTTGTTACCGCCCATCATCTGCAGCTTGCTCCTCTGGAAAAGACAGAGAACAACTCAGAACTTCTGGACGCTATTTCAGTATTGTTGCAGATGCTTCCCGATCTCAACGACGCTGGCTTTTCGGGGTACGGTTTCTGGTTTCGTAATTTCCCTACCGTCTTTGTTGGGAATGCGACATCGGGTTATTCTCATGGCTTTTGGGCGATCGGTACTGGAAAAGATGAAGCTGAGAAGGCCTGGGCTCCTGTACGCAAAGCTCTGTCCAAGTTTAAGGACAAGCTTTTCATCAACGAGAGTTGGGCAAGCTATACCGATTACTGGTCCTTCTACAGCGCTGAGTCGGGACTCCATGATCCAGCAGGAGACACTGCGATTTTGACCTCGAGACTGATCAACCGCGAGTCTTTGAAGGACTACACCAGTGTACGTGATGCTGTCGAAGTAATCAGCGGCAAGCCTGATGAGTTTCACTCAAACGTTATCCTGCTTGTCTCTGGTGGACAAGTTTTCAAGGacgccaaggacaagacatCTGGTCTGAACCCGGCCTGGCGCAAATCGCACTATGCTCTTATCTCTGGAACAGGCATCTCAAAGACTGCCAGCCTCGCAGAGCGAAACAAAGCCAATTACGAGACGACGTTTGTTAAGGGTGCGGCGCTGAAGAAGCTTGCACCTGACAGTGGCGCTTACATGAATGAAGGGGACCGCCACGATCCTAATTTCAAGACGTCATTTTATGGAGAACTGTATGACGTTCATTTGAAGACGAAACGCAAGTATGATCCATTCAATGCGTTTTACTGTCCAACATGTGTTGGGTCTGATGCCTTTGTTGAACGACCTGATGGGCCGTTGTGCAAGGCGGAGGGTGATTGA
- a CDS encoding N-acetyltransferase domain-containing protein, whose amino-acid sequence MSITVRHAFRSDAVEILRLVHELAAYENQSDAVQATVESLQKTIAFAPEHDIPNEPPIAIEHLPSPNRPARCLLLHTSDGELAGMAVYYYNYSTWTSQPGIFVEDLYVRLQHRRKGYGKRLLSELARELSSIDGGRLEWNVLKWNKPSIEFYQAIGAQSMDEWVGMRVDSENIVKLAHILD is encoded by the exons ATGAGCATCACAGTCCGCCACGCCTTTCGCTCCG ACGCAGTTGAAATCCTACGCCTTGTGCATGAACTAGCCGCCTACGAGAACCAGTCCGATGCCGTTCAGGCTACCGTCGAATCCTTACAGAAAACAATCGCCTTCGCGCCCGAACACGACATACCCAACGAGCCACCAATCGCCATAGAACATCTGCCGTCGCCTAACAGACCTGCGCGGTGCCTGCTACTTCATACGAGCGATGGCGAGCTGGCGGGCATGGCAGTTTATTACTACAACTATAGCACATGGACTTCACAGCCGGGGATCTTTGTGGAGGATCTTTACGTGAGGCTCCAACACCGGCGGAAAGGGTATGGCAAGCGACTCTTGTCAGAACTTGCCCGAGAGCTGAGTTCCATAGATGGAGGGCGGTTGGAGTGGAATGTGTTGAAGTGGAATAAGCCGAGTATCGAGTTCTATCAGGCCATCGGAGCCCAATCAATGGATGAGTGGGTTGGAATGCGCGTTGATAGCGAAAATATTGTGAAGCTAGCGCACATACTGGACTAG